TCGGCATCGCGATGTAGTCCTTGAACCGTCCCGGAACCGGGTTCCACCGAGCATGGACGATGCCGAGGGTCGCATAGCATTCGCGCACAGTCTCGACGAGCACTCGCACACCGACGAGGTCATAGATGTCGGCGAACTCGTGTCCGCGGACGACCATCTTCTGGTAGATCGAGTAATAGTGCTTCGGCCGCCCGGTGATCGCGGCTTCGATCCCTGACTCCACGAGCTCCGATTGGAGCTCGTTCGAGACCGTGGCCAGGTACTTCTCACGTTCCGGGGCACGATCGGCGACGAGGCGGACCACTTCGTCATAGACCTTGGGATGGAGCACTTGGAAGGACAGGTCCTCGAGTTCCCATTTGATCGTGTTCATACCCAGGCGGTGAGCCAGCGGAGCGTAGATCTCGAGGGTCTCCCGTGCCTTCTTCGCACTCGAGGAGGCAGGGACGAACCGCCAGGTGCGGGCATTGTGAAGACGGTCGGCGAGTTTGATGACGAGGACGCGGATGTCCTTGGCCATCGCCACGATCATCTTCCGCACCGTCTCAGACTGCGCCGCCTGGCCGTAGGTGAGCTTGTCGAGCTTGGTGACGCCGTCGACCATTGCCGCGACTTCGGGACCGAACTCCTCGGTCAGCTCCTTCAGCGAGTAGGACGTGTCTTCGACGGTGTCGTGCAGCAGTGCCGCTGCCAGGGTCACCGGAAGCATGCCGATCTCGGCGAGGATCGTGGCAACGGCCACGGGATGTGTGATGTAGTCGTCGCCCGACTTCCGGGTCTGACCGCGGTGTGCCTGCTCAGCGATCTTGTAGGCGCGCACCACCTGGTCGATATCGGCTTTCGGATGGTTCGACTGCAGCGCCCGGATCATCGGGCCGAGCACGCGTGGGTAGCCGGGGTTGTTCTGTGCCCTGGCTGCCCACCACGCTAGACGGGAGATGCCTCGCGGACGGCGCGAATCGGCGGAAGAAGCCATGACATCCCCTTTCTGCTCAGACTTCGGAGTGAATCACCGGTGGAACATCCTCTGCTCCATCCTTCAAGCGTAGTTCACGCACGGCCTCTTCCTGTTCCTTGACCGCGGGTTCATTGGATCGCAGGAGCGCATAGAGCGGGCTGGCGACGAACAACGTCGATGACGCTGCCACAATCATACCGATGAACAGGGACAAGGAGATGTCGATCAGAGTTCCAGCATTCAGAGCCAGGACGCCGATGAAGAGAATCGAAGCAACGGGCAGCACGGACACGACCGTCGTGTTGATCGAACGAACCGTAGTCTGGTTGACGCCGAGGTTGACCAGCTCGGAGAACTTCAGGTTGCGTCTGTCCTTGAAGCGGGTCGTATTCTCCCTGATCTTGTCGAAGACCACCACGGTGTCGTAGAGAGAGAAGCTCAAAACGGTGAGGAATCCGATGACCGCTTCCGGTGTGACTTCGATTCCAGTAGCCGAGTAGATGCCCATAGTCACGACCATGACAACGACCAGACCGATGATCGCAGCCAGCGACATCTTCCAGGTCCGGAAGTACAGGGCCATCACGATCATCGCGATACCGACGAAGATCACCAGGGCTCGAATCATCTTCTCGGTCACGTCCTGACCCCATTCGGGACCGACGAACGTCGATGTGACGTCTTCGGCTTTGACGTCGTAGCCGGCGACGAGGGCATCGCGGACTTCCTGCATCTGGGGGTCGCTGAGCTGATTCGTCTCAACCTGCACCGCAGTGTCGCTCGTCGGAGTCAGCCGCGGTTCGGATTCGGGGACCACATCGGTGACGATGTCCCGGCCCTTCTTCTCCGATGTGTCGCTGACATGGTCGATCTGGAACTGCGAACCGCCTTCGAAGGCGATGCCGAAGTTGAACCCGGCGATGAGCGGGACGAGCAGGGACAGAACCACAAGGACTCCGGAGATTCCCAACCACAGCTTCGCCTTGCCGACGAAGGGGATCGAGGTTTCACCATTGTGGAGGCGGTTGCCCCAGGCAAAGAACCGTTTCACTTGTCTGCCTCCTTGCCCTCGTCGGCAGATTCTTCGGCGGCCCTCTTCGCAGCCGCCTTCCGCTCTGCGATCGTGCCGCCGGTTCGTCCCGAGCTGCCCGGGTCCTTGACCTTCTTCTTCGACTTCTTCTCAGCTTTGGCAGGCTTCGAAGCCTTCGACTCTGCTGCATCATCTGTAACCGCCGAGCCCTCGGCGGACGCTGCAGAAGCAGACGACTCGTCAGATTCGGCCGATGACTCGACGGTCGAAGTCTCGGGTGCCTCCTCTTCGTCCGTGGAGGACATTCCCGCCTTCCGGGCTCGAGCCTTCTCCCGTCGTCGTCCCTCTGGCGACTTCTCCGAGTCGTCGATGCTGAGGTTGAGGGCACCACGGTAGGCCGCGGGTTTGACACCGAGCATACGCGGGTCCATACCGGACATCGGATGTCCCTGGCCGAAGAACTTCGTCCGTGAGAGGACTTCGAGAATCGGATGGGTGAAGAGGAAGACGACGATCACGTCGACGATCACCGCCAGGCCGAAGGTGAAGGCAAATCCTCGCACCGATCCCACGGCCAGGATGTAGAGGATGACCGCGGCGAGCATATTCACGCCCTTCGAGGCGTAGATCGTGCGTTTGGCACGGTCCCAGCCGACCTCGACGGCGGACAACAGATTCCGTCCACTGCGCAATTCGTCTCTCACACGTTCGAAGTAGACGATGAACGAGTCGGCTGCCATGCCGATGCCGATGATGATACCGGCCAGGCCCGCCAAGGACAGGCGATATCCGTATCGCCAGGACGACACCAGCAACAGGAGGTAGGTGAGCACACCTACGACGACGAGGCTCGAGACCGTCACGAGTCCGAGCACGCGGTATTGCAGGAGGGAGTAGACGACGACGAGGATGAGCCCGGCGAGGCCCGTGAGCAGACCGATGTTGAGGTAGTTCGTTCCCAAGGTCGGCGAGATCTGGTCCTCGCTCTGCACTTGGAAACTCAGCGGCAGAGAACCGTTTTTGAGCTGGTCGGCCAGCGTTTCCGCTTCATCGAGGGTGAAGTTGCCTGTGATCTGAGCATTGCCATCGGTGATGGGTGTATTCGATGAAGGTGCTGACAACACGTTTCCGTCAAGCGCGATGGCGAACTGGTTGTAGGGCTGCTGCTTTCCGGTGATGTCCGAAGTGATCTGCTTGAAGATCTCACGCCCGGTACTGTCGAACTCGAGGTTCACCGCAGGCTGGTTGGTCTGGACTCCGTTGGCTCCGGCTTTGTAGCCGGCATTGGCATCTGCCAAGTGTTCCCCCGAGAGCTCGACAGGACCGAGGATGTACTTGGCCTCGCCGTCCTTGCCACAGGAGACGACAGGCTCGTCCGCGGGCTGCTGCTGTCCACCGGACCGGTTCTTCGGATCGGTGCAGTCAAGCTCCGAGTACTTCTTGATGATCTTGTCCGTCTGCCATTCGTCGGTGTCCTTTTCGGGATCGAACAGCGGACGCGGGGTCGAATCGGTGACCTTCGTGTCTTCGCCGTCTCCGGAGGCCTTCTCTCCGGCTGCCTGAGATCCGCTCGTATCCCCGGATTTCTCGGCGTCCTTGCCGGGAACGCTGCCACCTGCTTCGGCGACTTCGCCGCCTCCGGCAGGAGCGTCTCCGCCTTCCTGACCCTGGGCACCGTCGCCACCGGTGAGATCCTTGAGACGCTCCTTCTCCTCGTCGGTGAGGCCCTCGGAGGGATCCTGCTGCTCTCCCCCGCCGCTCTCTTCCTGTTCCTTCTGGACCTGTTCCTGGGAACGGGGGTCGCCGACGAGGGCAACCCGTCGGAAGACGAGCTGGGCGGATGAGCGAACCAGTTCGCGTGTCTCCTCGTCCGGATTGCCCGGCAGGTTCACAACGATGTTGCGATCGCCCTGCGTCGTGATCTCGGCTTCGGACACACCGGTCGAATCCACACGCTGCCGGATGATCGCTACAGCCTGGTCAAGCTGCTCTTGGCTGATATCCGTGTCCTCTGAAACCTGCGGCTCCAGGATGATCGACGTTCCACCCTCGAGGTCCAGAGCGAGCTTCGGAGAGGTCGTGGCATCGGAGAACACGACACCGCCGGCGATGACGCCGAGGAGCAGTGCGGTGATGATCGACAGCCACAGAAAACGCAAACCAGGACGTGGTTTATCTTCAATATCGGACACGTTTCAGCTTTCGATTGAGTGCAGTGAGCGAAGTCAGTTCTTCTTGTTGTTCTCAGAGTCCGAAGAATCGGCGTCCGACGTGTCAGAATCGGTGTCACCGGAGTCGCCCGCGACTTCGTCGGCATCCGTGGAACCGGAGGCGTCCTCGTCGACCGCGGATCCTGCTTCGTCGGCAGGCTCAGCATCTGCAGTCGCTCCGGCGTCGGCGCCGTCGACTTCGTCCGTGCCGAGATCTGCATCGGCAGAGCCGGTCTCGGCGCGCTTGCGCTCGTTCATCGCATCGAGTTCTGCATCGGTGATGGCAGGGGTTTCCCCGCTCTTGGTCTTGTCTGCAGGCTCGGCAGGCGCGGCAGCGGCTCCATCGGCTGCGGCGACTTCGCCCTCAGGGTTGTTGACCTGCCCGATCGCCTGCCGATGCACGCGCAGGACGGTGCCGGGACCCGACTCGAGGGTGACCTGGTTGTTCTCGTCGTCGATCGACAGGACGGTGCCGAAGACGCCGAACGTCGTCATCACGGTCGCCCCGGGCACGAGTCCCGATTTGATCTGCTCTGCGCGCGCCTTCTGCTTACGGCGAGAATTGAATAGGAAAAAAATAAGCAGCGCAGCAAGCGCAAGAGGGATCAATAAATCCACAGGTATCTACCTTTCATAAGAACGAACCAGTCAACCAGCTTAGTTCGTACCGAGTACTCAAGGCGAACTCAATTGCCGGAATCAGAACTCATAGTTTGCTGGGATCTGCATTCCCAGGTGCTTCCATGCCGCCGAGGTCGCGACCCGGCCGCGCGGTGTCCGGCTGATCAGCCCCTCTCGCACAAGATACGGTTCCGATACGGTTTCGACGGTATCGGCCTCCTCACCGACGGATACCGCGATCGTGCCCAGTCCCACCGGCCCCCCGGCGAAGCGCTTGCACAGCACCTCCAGCACGGAACGGTCGAGGCGGTCGAGGCCGCGTTCGTCGACTTCGTAGACCTTGAGTGCCTTCAGCGCCGCGGCCTCGTCGATGACCCCGGTTCCCCGCACCTGGGCCCAGTCGCGGACTCGCCTGAGCAGACGGTTCGCAACACGGGGAGTGCCGCGAGAACGCGTCGAGATCTCCTGCAGACCTGCCGGTTCCGCTTCGATTCCCAGCATGTCGGCCGACCGCCGCAGGACCGTGAGCAGGTCAGCACTCGAGTAGAAGTCGAGAAGCCCGGTGAAGCCGAAGCGATCACGCAGCGGTGCGGGAAGGAGCCCGGATCGCGTGGTGGCCCCGACCATCGTGAACTGGGGCAGGTCGAGCGGGATGGCGGTGGCACCGGGCCCCTTGCCGACGATGACATCGACGCGGAAGTCCTCCATCGCGACATAGAGCATCTCCTCTGCGGCGCGTGCCATGCGATGGATCTCATCGATGAAGAGGACCTCGCCCTCTTCCAGGGACGACAGAATCGCCGCCAGATCACCGGCATGTTGGACTGCCGGACCGGATGTCACGCGCAGGCTCGATTGCATTTCGTGCGCGATGATCATCGCCAATGTCGTCTTGCCCAATCCGGGAGGACCTGAGAGCAGCACATGGTCAGGAGCACCGTTGCGCGCCTTGGCCGCGTCGAGGACCAAGGACAGCTGCTCACGGACCTGCGGCTGGCCGATGAAGTCCTGGAGCCCCTTGGGCCGCAGTGCGGCTTCCGCATCACGCTCGGCAGTCTCCGCTCGCCCCGAGACCAGACGCTCTTCTTCGGCCCCGGTCAGGTCCTGGTCGCCGAAGTCCATCTCGTACGAAGAGGCCCCACCGACATGGGATGCCCCCTCGTCAGCGGCGGTCGCCTTGCTTCGGGAGGCGTCGGCCGAATCGCCGAATGCGGCTGAACTCGTCACTTCCGCGCACCCAGAACCTTCAGCGCCGCCTTGAGCAGCGTCGACGTCCCGGCGTCCGGTCCGAGATCCTTGACCACCTCTTGCACGACGTCTGCAGCTTGAGCCTCTTTCCACCCGAGCCCGACAAGCGCCTCGACGACCTGCTGGTTCGAACCGCCGAACGACAGCTGTTGGCCCGGCTCCGATGCGGCCGGCTTCGGCAGCTTGTTCTCGAGTTCGAGGATGATCCGGGAAGCACCCTTCTTGCCGATGCCGGGAACGCGAGTCAGCAGATTGGCGTCCTGCTCAGAGATCGCCGCCGCCAGTTCGTCCGGCTCCAGCACCGAGAGGATGGCCATCGCCAGGCGGGGTCCGATGCCGGAGATCGACAAGAGCACTTCGAAGGTGCGGTTCTCGTCTTCGGTGGTGAAGCCGAAGAGCGTCATGGAGTCTTCCCGTACGACCAGTGTGGTCACAAGCTCGATGTCGCCACCGTGGCGAGTCTTCGACAGCGTGTCCGGCGTGACGTTGACCCTGCGTCCCACACCGTAGGTGAGAATGACGAGGTGGTCAGCTGCGATGCGGTGGACCGTACCGCTGAGAAAACTGATCACGGCGTGCCTTTCGTGTGGGAACACTTGTACGAATCCAGGCTAGCAGGACTTCCCCGTCCCACAGACTCGACATACCGACGGTATCAATCGCCGAGCTCATTTCGCGTTGCGCAGGGCCTTGGCCCACTGCGCCTGTGCCTTGGTCAGGCCCGAGCCCTGACGTCCGCCTCCCTTGCGCTCGGTGAGGTCCTTCTTGGCTCCGGGCGTCGACTGCGCGCTCAGAGCCCCACGCCACGAGTGGCAGATCGAAATGGCGAGTGCGTCCGCGGCATCCGCG
The Brevibacterium marinum genome window above contains:
- the secF gene encoding protein translocase subunit SecF encodes the protein MKRFFAWGNRLHNGETSIPFVGKAKLWLGISGVLVVLSLLVPLIAGFNFGIAFEGGSQFQIDHVSDTSEKKGRDIVTDVVPESEPRLTPTSDTAVQVETNQLSDPQMQEVRDALVAGYDVKAEDVTSTFVGPEWGQDVTEKMIRALVIFVGIAMIVMALYFRTWKMSLAAIIGLVVVMVVTMGIYSATGIEVTPEAVIGFLTVLSFSLYDTVVVFDKIRENTTRFKDRRNLKFSELVNLGVNQTTVRSINTTVVSVLPVASILFIGVLALNAGTLIDISLSLFIGMIVAASSTLFVASPLYALLRSNEPAVKEQEEAVRELRLKDGAEDVPPVIHSEV
- the secD gene encoding protein translocase subunit SecD → MRFLWLSIITALLLGVIAGGVVFSDATTSPKLALDLEGGTSIILEPQVSEDTDISQEQLDQAVAIIRQRVDSTGVSEAEITTQGDRNIVVNLPGNPDEETRELVRSSAQLVFRRVALVGDPRSQEQVQKEQEESGGGEQQDPSEGLTDEEKERLKDLTGGDGAQGQEGGDAPAGGGEVAEAGGSVPGKDAEKSGDTSGSQAAGEKASGDGEDTKVTDSTPRPLFDPEKDTDEWQTDKIIKKYSELDCTDPKNRSGGQQQPADEPVVSCGKDGEAKYILGPVELSGEHLADANAGYKAGANGVQTNQPAVNLEFDSTGREIFKQITSDITGKQQPYNQFAIALDGNVLSAPSSNTPITDGNAQITGNFTLDEAETLADQLKNGSLPLSFQVQSEDQISPTLGTNYLNIGLLTGLAGLILVVVYSLLQYRVLGLVTVSSLVVVGVLTYLLLLVSSWRYGYRLSLAGLAGIIIGIGMAADSFIVYFERVRDELRSGRNLLSAVEVGWDRAKRTIYASKGVNMLAAVILYILAVGSVRGFAFTFGLAVIVDVIVVFLFTHPILEVLSRTKFFGQGHPMSGMDPRMLGVKPAAYRGALNLSIDDSEKSPEGRRREKARARKAGMSSTDEEEAPETSTVESSAESDESSASAASAEGSAVTDDAAESKASKPAKAEKKSKKKVKDPGSSGRTGGTIAERKAAAKRAAEESADEGKEADK
- a CDS encoding preprotein translocase subunit YajC produces the protein MDLLIPLALAALLIFFLFNSRRKQKARAEQIKSGLVPGATVMTTFGVFGTVLSIDDENNQVTLESGPGTVLRVHRQAIGQVNNPEGEVAAADGAAAAPAEPADKTKSGETPAITDAELDAMNERKRAETGSADADLGTDEVDGADAGATADAEPADEAGSAVDEDASGSTDADEVAGDSGDTDSDTSDADSSDSENNKKN
- the ruvB gene encoding Holliday junction branch migration DNA helicase RuvB translates to MDFGDQDLTGAEEERLVSGRAETAERDAEAALRPKGLQDFIGQPQVREQLSLVLDAAKARNGAPDHVLLSGPPGLGKTTLAMIIAHEMQSSLRVTSGPAVQHAGDLAAILSSLEEGEVLFIDEIHRMARAAEEMLYVAMEDFRVDVIVGKGPGATAIPLDLPQFTMVGATTRSGLLPAPLRDRFGFTGLLDFYSSADLLTVLRRSADMLGIEAEPAGLQEISTRSRGTPRVANRLLRRVRDWAQVRGTGVIDEAAALKALKVYEVDERGLDRLDRSVLEVLCKRFAGGPVGLGTIAVSVGEEADTVETVSEPYLVREGLISRTPRGRVATSAAWKHLGMQIPANYEF
- the ruvA gene encoding Holliday junction branch migration protein RuvA, whose amino-acid sequence is MISFLSGTVHRIAADHLVILTYGVGRRVNVTPDTLSKTRHGGDIELVTTLVVREDSMTLFGFTTEDENRTFEVLLSISGIGPRLAMAILSVLEPDELAAAISEQDANLLTRVPGIGKKGASRIILELENKLPKPAASEPGQQLSFGGSNQQVVEALVGLGWKEAQAADVVQEVVKDLGPDAGTSTLLKAALKVLGARK